The genomic interval caccatttcgcctaataaccagttggtccaatagtcatttagtccatataccagtCTAATTGTCAatttgggcaaaatgaatgaaaataaaaacgaatATCAGACCAACTGGTAATGAGACggaatggtcatagacgaactggtgataagACGAaataatgattggaccaaatggatgttagacgaaatgttgatggacggaatggcaatTTACCCACGCATTCCCTTATATTACTACTGTATCAGTTACCAgatgataaaaacataaatCGCTCGCAGACTTTTTTGcaaattaatgatttattaCAAAACTACCAGAACAGATAAACATTGTGCgtgatatgaataaataattaaatacacGTACAAACTGAGGTCCATTCAGACAGGAATAATGTATTCATATCTCAAAGGGATAGTGGGATGGAGACACTATTATGTCTTTAGGAGTACCTGGAAAACTTCGCCAGGAAGGGAAAATATTCGGACAAGCCTCCactcccagaaaaaaaaaatggaaataccaTTAGAGATGATAAAATAGATGTTGAAAATCcacattttattgttcgaaatagacatgaaatggaATACTCGATCGTGGGCCcagcagccgctgtgcagcgccagatagACGAGGCCCTATCCCTTAAAttattgaacgccaaacagggtacgGTAGCAGCAACTCtaatcttttaacgtctttagGTCTGACACTCTGACGCTACCGGCGTTTTAACTCCGGACCTctcggttgtgagacggacgctctaccgactgagcctACATTCCGTTCTTTCGAGGAGCACTCGAAAAAAAAGGCATCGTTTGTAATCCCATCTGAGGGCAGGGTGTGCTCTCTTTAACGCCTATGTTTTTATGTCATCATGAAGGATAGATCTATCCAGATATTCATAACCAAACAACCAAATTTAATTCTCTAATGTGTCTTAAACATAGGAAATCCACTACAACTACTACGATTATACGACTGATGTCAACTGTACTGAAAGGGAAATGTACTTGACGATAAGACCGCAAATCACGTACCCATGGTACCATATAGAGTCAATAAAAATGGCTTGTGTCATCACATCGAGTTATCACGTCGGGTCGGGTAATCGCGTATACCCGACCATTCGTGAAAAGGACCCCCTAAATTCCGAAAGGTCGGGTCCAGTTTAcccaatgttttgtgaaaatgattgcaaaatTATCGAATGGTCAGTTAAAGTGGACCCTACGTTTCGGGAATTTAGGGCAGGGGCGGCGAAaccgtagggggggggggggcaggggcacaattcattttgaaaaagggcattttgatttttttttcaaaatgaaaatgcccttttttcaaaatgaatgtgccctttttcaaaatgaaatatcctCAGTATTGAGGTAAAACCTAAGACATtttaggcaaaaaaaaaaaacatttttggctcgcgctttgcgcacgcatcaattattgttcagTAAGGCATTCaacctgttcatggttacaaaaatgcttagaatttccggTAGAAACATCacgaattttcagctcgcgcttgcataaTTCAATTGGTGAGATATCCTATTCATGGGTAACTAAATGCAGTCGTttacaggttccttttctggtcagcatatcaaaaatttcagcttgtgtttcgcgctcgtgttaattctttagttagatacacatctttttcatgattacaaaaactgctcagaatgtttgattttcatgtcttattatatgaaatgtccaaaagtttgagctctcgattcgcgctcacatcatctcccaaggatgcccttttaacaataATTAGCGCCGTAATTAaccaaaaatgcaattttgaCTGGTTTGACTCCACATCAACTGCACAGACTTCAGCGTCTGCAGAACATGGCCGCACGTCTTGTGTCCCTTCAAAGAAAGAGAGTCCACATTACTCCAATTCTGCGTGACCTACATTGGCTGCCTGTAAACCAGAGAATAGCctataaacttggggtcctcgtatttaaagcgcttaaagtatacatccaaagaatcaaaagtattttataatgactttatgtggtcatcattgtaaaggggaagtatactaatcagatatataacttcacttttcaaaatagtgatcagagtttgcagaaatcagctctcaaaaatgatttattttcatgccatatttctgccttccaccggtcctcttgcgagctccagctgagtgacgtcacacaatgagcagtgagcagctgagctgacagcagcccattggagacaatctttccaatcagcgttttttgctcttagaattgtttattgctCTTaatattggtcttgttatatagataaaagtttgaatttactgaacagtgaaaaaaagtgcacatttaacgtattttggtaaccgatatttagcttagaatttttttttttttcaagaaatatatgtgaataaacaaagcatattttcacgtagaaatcacacttgcgtcacattaatattataatcaatataaagcatagacattcttctttatgactgaacaaaaatcatgaaatttcattaagtagcaaagtcaggaaccacaaaaaaaacacagcaatatccatcgcgaaatgactgaaattgcagttgaattgccgaagcattattaggcaacagcggcgagcggactttattacatatatttaaaaaatgcctTTCCGGTAGGGcaatggtctgtggccaaatgcgttggccattgttttgtcatgtgcgaggaccctggttcgaaactcggatttttttttctgggcatttttgttttattccttccccgtccctacccatctttttttctctttttattttcttgtgaaattctattcagacctgtatttatcaaatcttgcttattaattgctgcttttgattttcaagttcttgattagattatttctactcttatttgggatgggaggggtagagttaaaagtcaagtccacatcaactaaaaattatttgaatagagtaatttcccttgttgtttttactcaaaacagtcatatacacaaaacaatgatatgcaaattagagttgtcactcacatcacattcgtttctattttttgtggcattttgttttttattctttgcagatttgacgataggaaactcttcatctgatcacaataggttatatttacggaactgttaaaatagtaattatataaatttgaatcaaagttttaatgaaatttcctgcaatatcttgttatttttctttaaattcaaatgaatttttgattgcgtggacttctcctttactcttaatgtagggaatgcatagcaaaatttatccagaaacaaaattgtcttagaatatgcaaatcagtaattggacacatgttcacttttctttcatccaggccacttcctcacatccaccaggctttcagtcttataacaaaaatgatgaacatcacacaacagcacactacattcacagtgcttcacaataaatatttcacttctgttcatacatgcaataaatattgtggaaaacaaataaaaggcgtacccatattcaaataccgtttaaaaggacaaatatattatacttttcgagaaaaatcagcacgttaaatatctgataacaaaacataattatggggcactgcaagaaacttatgttcaattgcaaatcaagcgtaagtcttaaattcaaattcaagcgtaataaggtcgagttgcaatcgcaattcaactacatgtttaatcaaaggacttacccttgatttgggacgtgtgatcgagtataacatttctcgcaaaatgccctagtaacattaaaattgttctttcgttttaaattgtgtgttattatttttgacaagctgtattcctgtccaagtcaaatttcttagttctctccaaaactgtgctcaaaattgtttccaagattgataaagaaaatttttcttttgtatcattatcagtccacaacttgcaaaccgtaggtcctggaaagagtgaagaaaaaaatggctatatccaaatcatagtaaaaggacatgatggaatctcccagattgaggtagcaagcagagaccagaagtcaccagagtcagcaagtgtgcagatctgtgtgtagaagagagaaaaaaagaaatagtttaaataatcaaatcaaagtatgaatttaattatcgtgatgattgatgacgtgcggtggcatgtaattcccggtcaacaacaaatgatagtaggttaagacacctgaaaagttccactcagaacactggtgctctacctcaagtgatgtttgtgtaggccccactccacttcactaccgctacactaccgtacatgtacgccacacctacccgggtaggtgtgtagcgtagtgtaggctgtagcagtagtgaagtggagactacacgaacatcacttgaggtacggtgctctctgagtctctgtgtcattacaaagattgcatttatcttcattgttgaaggcattacgcatgcatatatgcagcaacactctaatcagaaagaaacaccagactctaattttggcccacccaagggttcattcatgccgccgcgcacagaaaattcaagccatagaagtcgtgtgttgtggacccaagaagtgagatcccagcacgcgcgacccactagttagaaatccactgccaaacgcggttcgtggtgcgaggttagtatactaatactaacctcgcaatacgtgtgagtgattttggccaggaatcagggtaatcactgctgaaaatttgtctggcttcatgacatcggcatcatggtgatataattctgtgtataataaaaacttaaacattcctctgaaacagcagattttcagccatggtccataccagtgctcctaaataatttaatcgcctgcctgagtcctgaacagttttagaaatctgaagaaaaaatctgctggaattgtgcaaaaacattatttctaaaataaagactttttaattttaatagtatacgccaaaatgcatgattctaaacttatatcagatctgtatatgtcatctgacctgaatgcatcgtcagaacaagtagagtttccaaacatgcttaccttgacttttgactggatcaaacagcgtaacctgcaacatgcatcgggagcaagtgaatgggaccgtgcagcttggagtttttcaatagttagtagagcaacacaacgaagactgtcgagtggacaaaatcgatctttccagttcacaattcaataaaaaccgggcaaaataacacagttctggttcccttatagtctgaagttgtcgaaaacagaattcggatatcacaatacatgaagaaaacggtaaattcgaagaaaaatagagaccagGAAGGTGAATCAGCTATCAGTGTACTGCTGGCTTGCACAGAGCTAGAGAGCGGCTGAGTGAGTCGATCatcatgtgacgtcattattctcgactgtattTGATAGCGTTATTGTCtgtctgggggcggctggggggctgagaagggtctctaataatttcatttcttgcatttccacgacatcaataagactttttagtgacatatttgtgtataaaaatacaagacctttccattcatatataatttgtctataatcatcactttcgtgaattttctttggatgtatactttaacgataaatctccaccctacatatcagagctcttatctcagcatagaccaacacgcagtctcagatcagcagatcaagcattgctgacagaatctctcagccacacaacttggggtgacagagccttctacatctctggaccaaagctgtggaatagccttccccaatttatcaggagagcagagacccaatcaacttttgagtcttacctgaagacttttctgttccccactccaacattattgcaagaataactcaattgtagcattactaggacagtacttgaactgaatgatgatcctaagcactgtttgaagacaatgaaatttgtgagatatttcctatttttgagcaagcgccatgagcgcccagctgaggcggataccggcgctatacaagaacccatcatcattatcatcatcaaaaagCAAGCTTTACAACTACAGATTTGAAAAATTTcccaagcaataaaaaaatgcctaaatatatatcttatcaatcagaaatcactttaaAAGGGATTTGttcaacttaattactataaaacacacaactacttcacgcagatggtaatctcatggtgaaaatatccgtttgcacctaAATACACATTTTGACCTATAAGTGCCCCTTCtagctttgccccccccccaaaaaaaaaaaaaaaaaaacgttccaCCGCCCCTGATTTAGGGGGTCGCTTTCTCGAATGGTCGGGTAGGCTGTACACGATTGCCCGAGCCGACGCGATAATCCCATGGTATGGCACAAGCCATAAAAACACACTCTTTACATATCGTaaattattgtgtatgattgTGTTAATGGGACAATATGACAAGTGAGGGTATATAtcttacatgtaattatgtataaattttGGATGTGTAGATTGTACAGAACTACTGCATTGGCCCGACCTACAGGACACGACCTCGTTCTATATCAGAATCCCTAATCGCCAATATACACAGTCTTAAACAACGAATTCACAGTGCTAAAGGTTACTTAATATTTAGCTTTCTTCGGGAGGGTGTGAGTAGAAAACTTGTAAGACAACTTTTTTTATGGAGTACCTGTTTCCGACACTCGTTTCAACTCGTGTGAAATAAAACGAGTTTAAAGATGTTGCTCTGTAGTATTACAGGAGATCGGATAGTTCCACTTAATGAATTCCTGGTCCCCTTTGTCCAGTTTCAAGCCCAAGTAGAAACCAATGGCGGTAAAGAGAAGGGTGGGGGTAATCTCTCTGGGGTTGTCCGCGTTGATCTCGTGCAGGTACTTGTTGATGGCCCGCCAGTAACTTTTGTATGCATACCTCTGATTCTTGGCGATTTCGTACTTCAGCCGCTTCCAAACGTGCTCCAGGTTCAGCCCACCTATTGCTATGCATGGGACCACGAAGAACATGACCTTCTGCGCGCTGACGAGAATGTTGAGAGATCTTATGAGATCGGGAGTGCGATGGGGGTCATGAACATCCATGTTGCTGTAGATGAGATAGTTCCAGGTGAGGTGAGCGGTCAGTCCCCAAGTGGCGACGACCATGGTGAATGCCATCCACCACCGGATCAAACGACGCAGAATGTGGTAATGCTCGTAGAAGCTCAGTATCCGTCTGCGTACCCCGTCTATATTCTTCGCGGAGGCCTGGTCGCGCGCGAATTTGGAAATCTGACGCACCTCGCATTGAAACGAAACGCGCTCGATGTGGATGAGATAGCAAAAACAGCCGTAAAAGATGTACCCGACAAGAGCGCTCCAGTGAGAGACTTCTTTGTAGACTGCCAAGCGACTGTGACAGTTAGATCCGATCCGGTAATCGTTGGCCAACCTGAGCGTAGCATTCGTAATCGGCCATGCGAGGAAGCAGACGAGACGAAACCAGGACAGACCTTTGGCGCCAAAACGTGAGCCAGTCAAAATCTTTACGCGCCTCGACAAGAATCCACGAAAGAGCGGAGAACCTTGCCTGTAACGCGTTCCCATGGTGATGAAGCCAATCCGGGAGAAGAGGCATGCGAATGGAATGACCATTACCTGAAAGAGGTAAGTGGAGTAAGACACAAGGTGAAGGATGTCGCTTTTCTTTCCCCAGAAGTTTCTGAAGTAAGTCTGGAAATCATACGTCAACAGAGCGCACGACAAAAGAAGATAAAGGACAGCGATGACGTCAGAGATCAGACGAcctgaaatataattatatacaaattgaGAGGATTTACAATTGGATAATATTTGTGAATTGCCTTCAAAGGCGGCAATGATAATGAGATGCCTATGTAGAAGGAAATGGTCCTGCCCCTTCCCCATATCAAGATTCCATCAATATAGTCATTTCCAACATGCAATGTATGCCCGtgtatagtagtagtacatCATGTCTTTATTAAGGATCAAGCATAACAAGATCCAGGCCCGGCAACCTATCAGGTTGGCCGGCAGGTTAAAATTACATTATTACATGATACATAAATCACAGTATATTATACATTACAATCATAATACATTATTATACTACTGTTCGATACAGTAATATACCCCTTAATTATGCGGCtgatagcagcataatttgttcgtaaaatcggaggaggaccagagttatccgcattattttgatgctgcaagtatccgcataatagcagcatcgggacaatattttgagtttatgaacgtatttccaaataatgcggataattgccatggtgcggtcacaaggtcacccttttccaacacaaccgcatcggagggggcgtgtccagttgtcatgacgattatccgcctttttcaggacgggcgctcgtaaaaataatgcggataattttcggagtttgtgaacgcaatttttattgaattatccgcattactattaggcggctaattggaggataggtttatgaaagaTTGATAAAATCCCAACAGAAGATGACCAACACCAATCAACCcaaagtgtgccccccttttttaaagtgaaaagtgaagaccttttttttttttccttgtcaaactttttcgtggacgaaatgatgcccttcattttttattaaaaacctTTTAATCAACCTGTTAATTTCATAACCAATCATTATAATTGTGTTAGCGAAAtaggaagaaaaaatatgtcTACTTTATTCTTATATGTATTGTCTTCAAAGTACGATTTTACCCAAAGCAGAGccattttgattattttagtGTCTCTGCTGATTCAAAAAGTTTCATGTAGCGCCATCTTCCATCTCAATGATCAATTAGTATTCTGCTGGTTTCATGGGCATAAAACATTTACCATAGACtagtgtgttaaaatggcactttaaaaaatatcatttaaaaataataatgtttacTACCGGTGGAcaggatatatatctggcaatccatatctgaccaggtaagggtccctcgaccggcttaTTTTTAAAATAGATCGGCATTTATAAAGGCATCTCCtgagggatcaaattcatcactagTCATGAAGCAGTAAAATAGCCCTTATCCTTTCTCCATgcagtcaaaatatagttccaaagttggtgatatttcttctcAATtagggaaaaggaagttcagtaattaccaaaaatagaatcagtgttagatggacgatcatattcatacactttgtaAATCAGccatttcaaaaaaaaagaaaagagaataggttggctcgaatgaatatctgtATACCTTCCCGTTGTTAATAGCCCCGTGTGACTTGCTCATGATGAAAGTAAATCCATTGAGAAGTGAGTACGTAAAGAATGACAAACACATTCATGAAAGATTGGTTTATAATTACCATTAAGaagcaattaattttttattttcacatgaTCATGGTATTGATGATTATACACCGTGTCGTATTTCATGATCATGATAACACAATTTTGTGTGGCATTCATGGTTTCAGAATTTCTCAAATGGGCTGTGTATATTACCGAGGCCATTGGCCGAGGTTAAAATATATAGTCCACGGTTATGACTGCACAGCTTGAAGTATgctctatcatgtctatgtTATACAAGATGattagaaaaatatcaaaagcctttaaaaaacatggtttAGATTGAAGCATCCACTACAGTCATAATTAATATGTTTACAGCAAAATCATTATTACGTCACAAATTTATAGTATAGAAAAGTATGCAATGCAACATGCCCCATGTTGGGCCACATCATGGAGGCCCCCGTGGCCCCAAAGAGGTAGGTGGCATTTCGAAGGAGCGCAAAAAcgtaaaagaaagagaaaatggagATGATAAAGGATTTTCTCCTGGATTTCGCagcttcaccccccccccctcatttagAAGTGAAATTAATGCATCAAAGCTTGTCTTTGTACTGTCTTTACAGGTTTCAAAGAGCACAAATCTTTTAAAGCTCGGTCGCTTTG from Lytechinus pictus isolate F3 Inbred chromosome 2, Lp3.0, whole genome shotgun sequence carries:
- the LOC129278837 gene encoding uncharacterized protein LOC129278837, whose translation is MGKGQDHFLLHRHLIIIAAFEGNSQILSNCKSSQFVYNYISGRLISDVIAVLYLLLSCALLTYDFQTYFRNFWGKKSDILHLVSYSTYLFQVMVIPFACLFSRIGFITMGTRYRQGSPLFRGFLSRRVKILTGSRFGAKGLSWFRLVCFLAWPITNATLRLANDYRIGSNCHSRLAVYKEVSHWSALVGYIFYGCFCYLIHIERVSFQCEVRQISKFARDQASAKNIDGVRRRILSFYEHYHILRRLIRWWMAFTMVVATWGLTAHLTWNYLIYSNMDVHDPHRTPDLIRSLNILVSAQKVMFFVVPCIAIGGLNLEHVWKRLKYEIAKNQRYAYKSYWRAINKYLHEINADNPREITPTLLFTAIGFYLGLKLDKGDQEFIKWNYPISCNTTEQHL